The following proteins come from a genomic window of Campylobacter coli 76339:
- a CDS encoding Enterochelin uptake permease CeuC, producing the protein MRKKILILAFLTLIMALVFIFAGLKDFDEYALENRFLQIAAIVIVAICIAVSTVIFQTLCNNKILTPAIIGLDSLYMLLQSALIFSLGSANLSVYKNDINFLITLACMVVFSLGLYKILFSSDKSIYLIMLLGLIFGTLFSTLSSFFEILIDPDEFMVIQGRMFASFDNIAFDVLALAYIVTLLSFVWIFRYMKFLDPLSLGKDLSINLGINYQKISKHLMIIIAILTSISTALVGPITFLGLLVVNITYELFKSSKHSILLLACVLISILALLGGVFFVSRVFDYNTTISVIINFLGGIYFIYLVLKGNKL; encoded by the coding sequence ATGCGTAAAAAAATCTTGATCTTAGCTTTTTTAACCCTTATAATGGCACTTGTTTTTATATTTGCGGGTTTAAAAGATTTTGATGAATACGCATTGGAAAATCGCTTTTTACAAATCGCAGCCATTGTTATAGTGGCTATTTGTATAGCTGTATCAACTGTGATTTTTCAAACTCTTTGCAATAACAAAATTTTAACCCCTGCTATCATAGGCTTAGATTCTTTATATATGCTTCTTCAAAGTGCTCTTATCTTTTCTTTGGGTTCTGCAAATTTAAGCGTATACAAAAATGATATTAATTTTTTAATCACTCTAGCCTGTATGGTTGTATTTTCTTTAGGGCTTTATAAAATTCTTTTTAGTAGCGACAAAAGCATTTACCTTATCATGCTTTTAGGTTTGATTTTTGGAACACTTTTTAGCACCTTAAGCTCGTTTTTTGAAATTCTTATCGATCCTGATGAATTTATGGTTATTCAAGGAAGAATGTTTGCAAGCTTTGATAATATAGCCTTTGATGTTTTAGCTCTTGCTTATATCGTTACTTTGCTTAGTTTTGTTTGGATTTTTCGTTATATGAAATTCTTAGATCCTTTAAGCTTAGGCAAGGATTTATCTATCAATCTAGGGATAAACTATCAAAAAATTTCAAAACACCTTATGATAATAATTGCTATTTTAACCTCCATTAGCACAGCACTTGTGGGCCCTATCACCTTCTTAGGACTTTTAGTAGTAAATATCACTTATGAACTTTTTAAAAGCTCTAAACATAGCATTTTACTACTTGCTTGTGTGCTCATTAGCATCTTAGCTTTACTTGGGGGAGTGTTTTTTGTCTCTAGGGTTTTTGATTACAATACAACTATAAGCGTTATTATCAATTTTCTAGGTGGAATATATTTTATCTATCTTGTATTAAAGGGCAATAAATTATGA
- a CDS encoding Enterochelin uptake ATP-binding protein, producing the protein MIRLQNITKCYDKKAIISDLSIDFRKGKITSIIGANGAGKSTLLALASRLIKPDSGRIYIDGMDLTLYKEQDLAQKISILKQQNHINLRLKVEELVAFGRFPHSQGRLNAKDKIKIDEALEYMGLSPLRNEFLDSLSGGQKQRAFIAMIIAQDTEFIMFDEPLNNLDMKHSVQIMQLMKNLVKDFNKSIAVVLHDINFASIYSDEIIALKNGKLLKQGLKDEIIHEDVLRQIYDMDIPVSQIDGKKICIYF; encoded by the coding sequence ATGATAAGATTACAAAATATCACTAAATGCTACGATAAAAAAGCTATCATTTCAGATCTTAGTATCGATTTTCGCAAAGGAAAAATCACTTCTATTATAGGGGCAAATGGAGCAGGAAAATCCACTCTTTTAGCCCTTGCAAGCCGTTTAATTAAACCTGATAGCGGGCGAATCTATATCGATGGAATGGATTTAACACTATACAAAGAACAAGATCTTGCACAAAAAATTTCCATTCTTAAACAACAAAACCATATCAATTTAAGATTAAAAGTTGAAGAATTAGTCGCGTTTGGACGCTTTCCGCACTCCCAAGGAAGACTCAATGCAAAAGATAAAATAAAAATCGATGAAGCACTTGAGTATATGGGACTTAGCCCTTTAAGAAATGAATTTTTAGACAGTTTAAGCGGAGGACAAAAACAAAGAGCCTTTATAGCGATGATTATCGCTCAAGATACTGAATTTATAATGTTTGATGAACCTCTTAACAATCTTGATATGAAACACAGTGTGCAAATCATGCAACTTATGAAAAATTTAGTGAAAGACTTTAATAAAAGCATAGCTGTTGTACTTCACGATATCAATTTTGCTTCAATTTATTCTGATGAAATCATAGCCCTTAAAAATGGAAAGCTTTTAAAACAGGGATTAAAAGATGAAATTATCCATGAAGATGTTTTAAGACAAATTTATGATATGGATATCCCTGTAAGTCAGATTGATGGGAAAAAAATTTGTATTTATTTCTAA